ACGATGACGTAGGGTTTGGTTTGGTCGGCGATGGCCTGCAGGCTGACGGCGAGGGTGCCTTTCACGCCGGCTTTGCCGATGGCGGTTTGGACGTTGGTAATCAGGATTGGCGTATCAAATGGAAAGACCGTCGCGTCTGCATCGTCGGCGGTGCACACCATGCCGATGACGGCGGTGGGGATGGTGCGAATGGGGCGTGAACCATCGTTGAGTTCGATGACTCGCACGCCGTGAAGATAGTCGGACATGGTTTATCTGCGTGGTGATAAAGGACGCCACACAGGCTGCCGCGCTCATCGCATGTTGACGAGGCGCGGCAGTTGTATCGAGCAGGTTAACAAGGTGCGAAATGGCAATTGGAAAGGAGTCAGGGCGTACCTACGGTTGGAGGCACTGGCCACTCCATGTTCATTGGAAATTCGGGGCTTTGCTCAAGACGATTGAGTTCGACGCAATAACGCATCCAACCCAGCAAAGCCGTTTGTTCGTCCTGTGTTATCAGCTGCAATTGTTCTGCATAGTGCAGCGGGGCGATGCGCAATTGGGCGTGCTGCATCAAGGTGTCACGCTCCAATAGCACCTGTGCCTTTTTCTCAGCCGCCAGTGCTGACTGATCCAGCTCCCAATCATCACCCGTCCAGTAATAATGGGTGCCCGGCCAAGCTTTTGCCGTCACAGTGTTGGGGAGCTCGGCAACTTCTCGCCAAAGAAGTGATTTCCCATTGTCTGTTCGGTAGACGACGCCGCGGTAGTCCACCCGTTCCTCTGGCAAGCCATCAACCATGACCCAGACATGACCTGGTTTTGCATGCTCCAGTGGCTGTGTCAGTCGTACTGCGTTGCTGGGTATTTCCACCCCAAGACCAGGAACGACCGGAAACTCGACCGGCCCTATTAAAACACCCGCGTTATCGATCAAGTAATTAGTCATCGTTGCCTCAAATGATTTTGATCCGTCCTGGATATGCAATGTTTCGAGGTCGCGCTGTTGCAACCGTACCGACTTCGCTTCCTTCTAGAAGGTCAGATTGTTCAAATGCCAGTAAGCTTTCTTCATAACTCGCGTTTTCACCCAGATCGAATCCATGAATGTCGTGGGCTCTTACCAGGTGGTCTTGGGTGAGACTTGTGGTTAACGCGACAGCGTCGTCACCCCTGGCGTCGTAGGTTTGTCTTGAGCCCTTTTGCCAGGAACCAGGCGTCCGACCTGCATCCACTTTGCGTGACTCGTCCAGTATTCGAAGAAACTCCCCCCGGCCTTCTGGC
The window above is part of the Pseudomonas sp. B21-048 genome. Proteins encoded here:
- a CDS encoding tail fiber assembly protein, with the protein product MTNYLIDNAGVLIGPVEFPVVPGLGVEIPSNAVRLTQPLEHAKPGHVWVMVDGLPEERVDYRGVVYRTDNGKSLLWREVAELPNTVTAKAWPGTHYYWTGDDWELDQSALAAEKKAQVLLERDTLMQHAQLRIAPLHYAEQLQLITQDEQTALLGWMRYCVELNRLEQSPEFPMNMEWPVPPTVGTP